One window from the genome of Sphaerotilus microaerophilus encodes:
- the xth gene encoding exodeoxyribonuclease III: MKLATWNVNSLAVRLPQLLAWLSEQQPDVLVLQETKLTDDKFPAAEIEAAGWQVAWFGQKTYNGVALLSRGSAPAAVVKNIPGFADEQARVIAATVGSPLGEVRVVGGYFPNGQAPGSEKFAYKMGWLEALTAWLRDELAANPRLVLMGDFNIAPEDRDVYDPVAWAGQIHCTDEERAHFRALLGLGLVDAFRLFELPPKSWSWWDYRNLAFRKNQGLRIDHILVGEALRGAVRACGIDKAPRKNERPSDHAPVWVELAG; encoded by the coding sequence ATGAAACTCGCCACCTGGAACGTCAACTCCCTGGCCGTGCGCCTGCCGCAGCTGCTGGCCTGGCTGTCCGAACAGCAGCCGGACGTGCTGGTGCTGCAGGAAACCAAGCTCACCGACGACAAGTTCCCCGCCGCCGAGATCGAGGCGGCCGGCTGGCAGGTGGCCTGGTTCGGGCAGAAGACCTACAACGGCGTGGCGCTGCTCAGCCGCGGCAGCGCGCCCGCGGCGGTGGTGAAGAACATCCCCGGCTTTGCGGACGAACAGGCGCGCGTGATCGCCGCCACGGTGGGCAGCCCGCTGGGTGAAGTGCGCGTGGTGGGCGGCTACTTCCCGAACGGTCAGGCGCCGGGCAGCGAAAAGTTCGCCTACAAGATGGGCTGGCTGGAGGCGCTCACCGCCTGGCTGCGCGACGAGCTGGCCGCCAACCCGAGGCTGGTGCTGATGGGCGACTTCAACATCGCGCCGGAGGACCGGGACGTGTACGACCCCGTCGCCTGGGCCGGGCAGATCCACTGCACCGACGAGGAGCGCGCCCACTTCCGCGCCCTGCTGGGGCTGGGGCTGGTGGATGCCTTCCGCCTGTTCGAGCTGCCGCCCAAGAGCTGGAGCTGGTGGGACTACCGCAACCTGGCGTTCCGCAAGAACCAGGGCCTGCGCATCGACCACATCCTGGTCGGCGAGGCGCTGCGCGGCGCGGTGCGGGCCTGCGGCATCGACAAGGCCCCGCGCAAGAACGAGCGTCCGAGTGACCACGCGCCAGTGTGGGTGGAGCTGGCGGGCTGA
- a CDS encoding MFS transporter has translation MISAIDVPTLAPAPPLRQARWACRAQFAALGLLAGAWGVHIPSVKQAYELGEALLAVVLLAAAVGALLALFTAGRVIAQLGVQRACTLAAAVMGAMLASVLWWPSLAWLLPAMLVFGAAMSLFDVAINTEGTALEILSGRAVMSNLHGMFSLGAMAGAALTGALLRAGIAPALQLAAIGAAVAALVALAARGMLASHPAAAEDEPQAHFAWPRGLLLVIGLMIFAGMSAEGVMYDWSVLYLKQEVGLTQDVAAMGYAAFTGAMAAARFGGDALRARLPERSLLRGSAALAAVAMAVVLLSGHPVVAMLGYALVGAGLAPVVPILYNAATRVPGTSRAAAIAAVSSIGYAGFMIGPPLIGSIAQAVSLTAAMSVVAVMAGLLAVGARRVG, from the coding sequence ATGATTTCTGCCATCGATGTCCCCACCCTGGCGCCTGCCCCGCCCCTGCGGCAGGCCCGCTGGGCCTGCCGAGCGCAGTTCGCCGCGCTCGGGCTGCTCGCCGGGGCCTGGGGCGTGCACATCCCGTCGGTCAAGCAGGCGTACGAACTGGGCGAGGCGCTTCTCGCCGTCGTGCTGCTGGCGGCCGCAGTTGGCGCGCTGCTGGCGCTGTTCACCGCCGGGCGCGTCATCGCCCAGCTGGGGGTGCAGCGCGCCTGCACGCTGGCGGCCGCAGTGATGGGTGCCATGCTGGCCTCGGTGCTGTGGTGGCCTTCGCTCGCGTGGCTGCTGCCGGCCATGCTGGTGTTCGGCGCTGCGATGAGCCTGTTCGACGTGGCCATCAACACCGAGGGCACCGCGCTGGAGATCCTCTCCGGCCGCGCCGTGATGAGCAACCTGCACGGCATGTTCAGCCTGGGCGCGATGGCCGGCGCCGCGCTCACCGGCGCCCTGCTGCGCGCCGGCATCGCTCCGGCGTTGCAACTCGCGGCCATCGGCGCGGCCGTGGCCGCCCTGGTGGCGCTGGCCGCCCGAGGCATGCTGGCCAGCCACCCCGCCGCGGCGGAGGACGAGCCGCAGGCCCACTTCGCCTGGCCGCGCGGCCTGCTGCTCGTGATCGGGCTGATGATCTTCGCCGGCATGAGCGCCGAGGGCGTGATGTACGACTGGAGCGTGCTCTACCTGAAGCAGGAGGTCGGCCTGACGCAGGACGTGGCCGCCATGGGCTACGCCGCCTTCACCGGAGCGATGGCCGCGGCGCGCTTCGGCGGCGATGCGCTGCGCGCACGGCTGCCCGAGCGCAGCCTGCTGCGCGGCAGCGCCGCCCTGGCCGCCGTGGCGATGGCCGTGGTGCTGCTGAGCGGCCACCCGGTGGTGGCGATGCTGGGCTACGCGCTGGTCGGCGCCGGCCTCGCGCCGGTGGTGCCCATCCTCTACAACGCCGCCACCCGCGTGCCCGGCACGAGCCGCGCCGCCGCCATCGCCGCGGTGTCGTCGATCGGCTACGCCGGCTTCATGATCGGCCCGCCGCTGATCGGCAGCATCGCCCAGGCCGTCTCGCTGACCGCCGCAATGAGCGTGGTGGCGGTGATGGCCGGCCTGCTGGCGGTGGGGGCGCGGCGGGTGGGGTGA